ATAAAATAAAAATAAATCCACCGGTTACTCCCAGCAGGGGGAGCGCCTCACGATCTTCATCCATGACTTTTTTCAGATTATGAACACCAAATGCAAGGCAGGGCAGGGCGATAAGCCACCACACGATGCACCATTGCCAGGGCAGGAAACCTTCCATGATATGCATAAATTTCAACTCAACTTAATTTGTTTTAATGTAATTTTTTTTTAGTTAACTAGGTTATCTCATGAGTATTTATATTTTATTTTCAGTTTGATTTTTGGGTTCATTTTGTAACTGGCAACATATAAAAATCAGAGAGCAGTAAAAAAGAAAAAAATAATTTGATTATACTTGGATCAATTATCCTGGAAAATTGTAGTGAAGTTCAAATACCCTTTTTCCTGAATTTATATACCGCATACACAATCCCGATTATTACAGCGATAATGACACTCACCATGATTGGGTTTGATAAAAGAGCCGAAATCCCGGTCTGTGCCGTGACGTTAACCCGAACCTTCATGGTATCGGATATGTACGAGTTATCGAGTGCATCGCGGTAACGGATTTCAGAGTCAAGGCCATATTCCTTGACAGTTGCAGCACGGTCAACGCTCATCTCGTACGATGCTGTCACGGATTCACCGGGCTTGATCTCCCCCAGATATGCAATATCATCATTGCTGGTGAACGGGTTCACCGCGCTGATCCGCCCCTGGGCAGAATATACGGCTGTATCGCCGGTATTTTTATACTCCACAGAGATTACTTTCTTGTTCCCCGGGTTCATCTCGGCGGGTGCAGAGATGATTGCAAAATCGATTTTTCCGCTGACAGGTACCCCGATGGTGTCGCTGCGTGAAGTAACTGTATCGCCGTCTTTGTTCACGTAGACCACCGCAACGTCGACAGGATATATGGAACGCTCTGCATCTTTTGCCACCGATACTTTGTACCTGCAATCCACGGTGGAACCCGAAGGGAAATCGCCGACATATACGCTGCTGTCGGTAGGAATGACAGGGCTGTTACCGTTGCGGATGACCTTTATAACCGCTTTTGTTCCGTCCTCGTAGCCGGTATTTTTTATCTTTAAATTCAGGTAGCCTTCGGTTCCCACGTTGAGATGATCGGATTGCGCCGACAATACATCAATGGAGATGTCGGGCTTAATTTTAATTATGAGGGGCACGTTTGCATTGGTTGCCTTGTAGTAATATTGGATTGCATCGGTCCCGTATTGTTCAGCGTACTGCAGGTAGGTATACCTGATATCGACAGGAAGGGTGTATGTT
Above is a genomic segment from Methanoregula sp. containing:
- a CDS encoding S-layer protein; translated protein: MKIAGKWIIIFAVFCALLMTHVSAGTKYMSGSPQLSAYISGTNEFSPGSDATLTIVIENSGLNEFKMIQSGFIDRDDLPNTAKLLMVSLSAGDAPLIVKSDPQMVGDLKGGNTVTSSFNIKILSDARSGTYTLPVDIRYTYLQYAEQYGTDAIQYYYKATNANVPLIIKIKPDISIDVLSAQSDHLNVGTEGYLNLKIKNTGYEDGTKAVIKVIRNGNSPVIPTDSSVYVGDFPSGSTVDCRYKVSVAKDAERSIYPVDVAVVYVNKDGDTVTSRSDTIGVPVSGKIDFAIISAPAEMNPGNKKVISVEYKNTGDTAVYSAQGRISAVNPFTSNDDIAYLGEIKPGESVTASYEMSVDRAATVKEYGLDSEIRYRDALDNSYISDTMKVRVNVTAQTGISALLSNPIMVSVIIAVIIGIVYAVYKFRKKGI